The stretch of DNA AGATAAAGCAATTGCTAGTCGTGTCACTTCACCCTCACCAAAATCAATGGTGTCAGACTCAGATCCCAGCAGGATGATGATGGTTAGTTCAAATGGGGAGCATTCTCAAACAAATGGCCAGGCAAATGCTGTTATTGGTCCAGTGGCCATCTTTTGGGACATTGAGAACTGCCCTGTTCCAAGTGATGTACGGCCAGAAGACGTTGCTGGTAATGTCCGAATGGCTTTACGCATGCATCCTGTTGTTAAGGGTGCTGTGACAATGCTCTCTGCTTATGGAGATTTCAATGCCTTCCCAAGGAGACTCAGGGAGGGATGTCAGAGAACTGGAGTCAAACTTGTTGATGTTCCCAATGGACGGAAAGATGCTGCTGATAAGGCTATACTGGTTGATATGTTCCTCTTTGCACTTGACAATCACCCACCATCATCCATTATGCTCATATCTGGTGATGTCGACTTTGCTCCTGCGTTGCATATACTTGGCCAGCGAGGATACACTATTGTCCTTGCCATTCCATCTTCGGTTACCGTCTCATCAGCTTTGAGCAGTGCTGGGAGTTTCGTGTGGGACTGGCCTAGTCTTGCCCGTGGTGAAGGTATTGTGGCCCCTAGGTCCTTAGGGCGCCGTTTGGCAGATCCTCCATGCTATGCCAACAGTGGGAATGTGGGGCAATTCCCTGACAATCAGAATGAAGAGGAGGCCATTGTGTATACAGGAACTTCGAGGAATGAATGTGGTGGCAGACCTACTGTCAACCAGATGTATTGCTATAACACTTTCCAGACAAATAGGGAACCAAGCAAAGTTTTTTATACTGTTGCAGATGGGAACTGTGGTATGTCATCAAGGACTCATAATTTATCATGTGGTCTGAGTGAAAGTCCTGAGACAGACCAAGGTTTGACAAATGAAAGGTCTTGGTGGGTTCGTCCTGGTGAT from Panicum hallii strain FIL2 chromosome 3, PHallii_v3.1, whole genome shotgun sequence encodes:
- the LOC112886263 gene encoding uncharacterized protein LOC112886263; its protein translation is MSFEDKAIASRVTSPSPKSMVSDSDPSRMMMVSSNGEHSQTNGQANAVIGPVAIFWDIENCPVPSDVRPEDVAGNVRMALRMHPVVKGAVTMLSAYGDFNAFPRRLREGCQRTGVKLVDVPNGRKDAADKAILVDMFLFALDNHPPSSIMLISGDVDFAPALHILGQRGYTIVLAIPSSVTVSSALSSAGSFVWDWPSLARGEGIVAPRSLGRRLADPPCYANSGNVGQFPDNQNEEEAIVYTGTSRNECGGRPTVNQMYCYNTFQTNREPSKVFYTVADGNCGMSSRTHNLSCGLSESPETDQGLTNERSWWVRPGDLQGLKGQLIRLFELSGGCVPLVRIPSEYLKLFGRHLYVSEYGAVKLVHLFEKLADCFVVIGKGQRKMICLRNSGDRNLKRYPSTPIILKKEKRGSSALEESTIGACQQLGSSSDDLSEDEQNINTDIDGAYVFDDHLDSFRREIQELLVCYSCPVPLGNFENLYEQRYKKTIDYESFGVAGLEELVEKVKDVVDLHEDHASKSKFLIAN